Proteins encoded together in one Apis cerana isolate GH-2021 linkage group LG4, AcerK_1.0, whole genome shotgun sequence window:
- the LOC107999060 gene encoding progestin and adipoQ receptor family member 3: MMKLLAGVEEVSDQSEKQPNDDQQHNNNHEKQPKTDITQETLKLLTGEVYRRTSKKLEDSPIKGKITPEDEEKMRRLLPYEEAPEYLQHNPYILHGYRGYLTTKLCIESIFWWTNETVNIWSHIFGWMLFFGLTLYDLCLLNIHAPFGDKMIVALLLVCFQACMILSSVYHTFSCRSERDYWCFLSFDLFGIALSLLSIYMSGIYYAFWCHTELQRFYLITVLAIFIFAMVLQIPKLNVNGNVKLVVFVAWAAYGVLPTLHWSIVMGGLDNPIVRMLLPRVLGMYIISGVAFAIYLSKIPERFCPGWVDYIGSSHQWWHALVVLALYYWHNTGMLYVEYRMNHGCPTSIRSL, translated from the exons atgatgaAATTACTAGCGGGTGTGGAAGAAGTAAGCGATCAAAGTGAAAAGCAACCTAACGACGATCAACAGCACAACAACAACCATGAGAAGCAACCAAAAACAGATATCACCCAAGAGACCCTCAAATTACTTACTGGAGAG GTATACCGTAGAACTTCCAAAAAGTTGGAGGATTCACCTATTAAAGGTAAAATTACGCCggaagatgaagaaaaaatgagaCGTCTTTTGCCTTACGAAGAAGCTCCTGAATATCTTCAACACAATCCTTATATTCTTCATGGTTATCGAGGATATCTTACCACGAAGCTATGTATCGAAAG TATATTCTGGTGGACAAATGAAACAGTAAATATATGGAGTCACATATTTGGATGGATGTTATTTTTTGGTCTGACTCTGTACGATTTATGTCTACTGAATATTCATGCACCTTTTGGTGACAAAATGATAGTAGCACTTCTATTAGTTTGTTTTCag GCATGTATGATATTATCATCGGTATATCACACATTTTCTTGCCGAAGTGAACGTGATTATTGGTGTTTCTTATCATTTGATTTGTTCGGCATTGCTTTAAGTCTTTTATCGATATACATGTCTGGAATTTATTATGCTTTTTGGTGTCACACG GAATTACAGAGATTTTATCTCATAACCGTGttagcaatttttatatttgcaatggTGTTGCAAATACCAAAATTAAATGTCAATGGCAACGTCAAACTAGTCGTTTTTGTCGCTTGGGCGGCTTATGGAGTTTTGCCAACGCTGCATTGGAGCATTGTTATGGGCGGTTTGGACAACCCGATCGTTAGAATGTTGCTTCCAAGGGTATTAggaatgtatattattagtgGTGTAGCATTCGCTATTTACTTGAGCAAAATACCAGAACGCTTTTGTCCAG gaTGGGTAGATTACATTGGTTCTTCTCATCAATGGTGGCATGCGTTGGTAGTATTGGCTCTTTATTATTGGCACAATACTGGAATGCTTTACGTAGAATACAGAATGAACCACGGTTGTCCAACCAGTATAAGATCATTATGA